Below is a genomic region from Echinicola rosea.
CATCTACACAGGGAAGAGCCTGTTTATAGATTTCCGCTCCACCGATCACAAACGCTTTTTCCAGACCTTTTGACTTTGCCAAGTCGATGGCTTCACCCAAACCGTGTACCACGTAATGTCCCTCCGGAACCTGATAATTCCTGTTTCTAGTGATCACTACAGATGTTCTGTTAGGAAGCGGTTTTCCCATGGATTCATAGGTCTTTCTGCCCATGATGATGTAGTGGCCGGTGGTTTGTTGCTTAAAGTGACGGAGGTCTGCAGAAAGGCGCCAGATGAGTTGATTGTCCTTTCCGATTACATTATTGTTAGCTTTAGCTACGATGATGGATAGTATCAATGCCTTTGGATTTTTGGATTGCACAAGATACCAAGGTTTTTTGAAGCATTAAAAGGGGAGCTTTAAAAAGTTTGCTCCAAAAGGCAAAGCTGGGCAATCCCAAGAATATGGTTGGTGCAGGTCATTGTTAGGTAAATAGGGAAGGAAGGTCTGTAACTGGCAGATTGTCAAGATGAAGGAGACTATTGCCCCTCCATCGCATTGGCGTATTCGGCCATTTCAAATTCAAATTTCTCTGAGGTGTTGATTTCAATGATTTTCATGTGTGTGATGCTCTTGTCCTCCTTGGACTCATAGTGGATTTCCAGGACATCTCCATCAGGCAGTTGATCGTAATAGCCTTGGTATTTTTGTTTTACTTTTTTGGAGAAGAGGAAATTGTTTTTTGACCAATAGGAAGCATAGCCTTCGATGGCTTGCGTGCTCACCCAATAATGGGCTGTATATTCATCATTATCGGTACGGTATTCATCACATGAATAGCCGAGGATGTTTTTTGAGTTGCCGGTTTTGACGATGTCAAAAGCTGTTGCGTCAGCATCCGTTTCTTCCATTTCCTTGTCGGCAGCATCTTCCATCATTTTGGTCCAATCCATCCCGTAGGCCATATAGTTCTTTTCGCCCTTTTCATTTTCCATGAGCAGTACGGACGCATTGTTCTT
It encodes:
- a CDS encoding dihydrofolate reductase — translated: MQSKNPKALILSIIVAKANNNVIGKDNQLIWRLSADLRHFKQQTTGHYIIMGRKTYESMGKPLPNRTSVVITRNRNYQVPEGHYVVHGLGEAIDLAKSKGLEKAFVIGGAEIYKQALPCVDEMVITEVNCAPEGDAFFPEFPSENWKKTSEEFHEKDDKNQFDYTFVTYQKVNPSQA
- a CDS encoding DUF4412 domain-containing protein; translation: MRTDKLLLAALSAIFLLPVPSQAQFLKKLKKAAQEGVENAVERRVSNEVENAARKQTDKYLEQIFGSPSEYEGGDYDYGKVISSIDMNATTEDRYHFTGYTDMEITGTDEKGKDIDPVTFRSFLSGDSDFWGIEMENQDKKAEKTVMIFDHKNNASVLLMENEKGEKNYMAYGMDWTKMMEDAADKEMEETDADATAFDIVKTGNSKNILGYSCDEYRTDNDEYTAHYWVSTQAIEGYASYWSKNNFLFSKKVKQKYQGYYDQLPDGDVLEIHYESKEDKSITHMKIIEINTSEKFEFEMAEYANAMEGQ